A stretch of DNA from Solea solea chromosome 20, fSolSol10.1, whole genome shotgun sequence:
tgtttgtcacggacatgatgatgttctaatgtctttgtttttgtccacaaactaaaatgattgagtttcattgatgtctttgttttatggagcaaagaaaccagaaaatattcacatttaagaagctgaaaaatgacagaaactggtTTCCATGATCCATGAGTTTGACAAACAACGATCAATTTTATTTCTACAAAATAATCatcagatgaattgattatgataATAATTGTTTATTATAATTACGATACCaagggtgaaaaaaacaactcaaactaagaaaaaagggaaaatgataactaaataaaaataaaattgtgaaTTGAAAATTGTTCTTTTCggtgacagaaaatgtcctcgTGCCTCCACAAACCACCCACACCCTCCCAAACACCCGCGTCACACTGACCGGATATGTGCGTGTTTTTCTCGGGTTTTGAGAGCggactcagtcactcagtcactcacccCAGTCGTCGTTGGTCAGCAGGTTATCGGCGAAGAATCGGTTGTCCAGCTCCGACAGAAGCTCCGCGCTCATCGTGTTCGGCTAACAGAGCGCTAGCTTTAGCATCCGGGCAGCGGAGTTCGCTAAAGCCGCGATTTCATTTCAAACGCGAACTAAATTCTCTGTGTTCTGACGCAAACAGTGATGTTTTAACACCATTTGcggtcacacaaacacacaaacacacaaacacacacacacacggtgtatCCGTGCTTCCTTCCCTTTAGCTTTGCATTTGACAAAACAAGGAAACGTTCACTTTTTCCAGAAAGTCACCACCCACTCACGACAAAACAACCAATGAGAAAGGAGAGCGGCGTGATTGACACGAACCAGGACCAGTGGGAGGAGCTCACATCTGCTGCTCGTGGGTTTTAAAGATGATTCGGCCCAATGCGGCGGACATTTTGTGCCTGACAGGTGTCTTCAGCCAATCGACGTCAGGGAAGCGCGGGAACACGTATGATTGACACACAGAGGAGCCAATCACAGTTAAGCAGAGGGGGGAACGGGGGGTTGAGGTGAAGATCACGCTGATTCGAGCATGACGAACGTAAAACGGTTGTTTTTGTTcgaatagaagaaaaaaatgtgagaaTGTGAGCGAAAGAGCGGAGGCTAATGCTAATGCGTCTGTTCACGAGGAGGGGCATGACGTGTTATTAcgcaacagacagacagacagacagacagtgaaccACCGACATTGACACTCAAATAGATCAAAAATATTTGACTGTTTTGTAGAATTTGACTCAGTGGAGTGGGAGGAAAAACCTATGACATCATCCAAACAATGTATATCTGGAATCTAATTTTGACTAGGAGAAATAAAGATTTAGATATCAAACTGGATTAAAAAAGTGGCTCATCACAAATCTactgactttctgtcataaaaataaatactttatgaGAAGGAAAGGAACAATTGTGCTGTAAATaagactcactctcccacaccaaagcccatagaaaaaatcagcgattttagctgacggggtcctctgctgcctcgtgtggtcactttgtgtcactgagttaaatctgaacgttggatttcaaaccctgaagtgacaaaataagacatttgaacttagtgatggacgcagcagtgtgtgtgtgtgtatgtgtatgggagagtgtgtgtgtgtgtgtgtgtgtgtgtgatggggggagagtgtgtgtatgtgtgtgtgtgggagagtgagtgtgtgtgtgtatgtgtgtgtgggagagtgtgtgtgtgggggagagtgtgtgtgtgtgtgtatgtgtgcgtgtgtgtgtgtgtgcgtgtgtgtgtgtgtgggagagtgtgtgtgtgggggagagtgtgtgtgtgtgtgtgtggaagagtgtgtgtatgtgtgtgtgtgtgtgtgggagagtgagtgtgtgtgtgtgtgtgtgtgtgtgtgtgggagagtgtgtgtgtgggggagagtgtgtgtatgtgtgtgtgtgtgtgtgtatgtgtgtgtgggtgagtgtgcgtgtgtgggggagagtgtgtgtatgtgtgtgtgtgtgtgtgtgtgtgcgtgggagagtgagtgcgtgtgtgtatgtgtgtgtgtgtgggagagtgagtgcgtgtgtgtatgtgtgcgcgtgtgagtttgcgtgagtgagtgtgtgtgtgtgggagagtatgtgtgtgtgtgcgtgtgtgtgtgtgtgtgtgtgtgtgcgtgtgtgtatgtgtgtgtgcgtgtgtgcgtgtgtgtgtgtgtgtgcgtgtgtgtatgtgtgtgtgcgtgtgtgtgtgtgtgtgtgtgcgtgtgtgtatgtgtgtgtgcgtgggagagtgagtgcgtgtgtgtgggagggtgagtgtttttttttaaagtgacacaaattcagggtttttttcacTGGAGATTTTCTCGCCAAGTTGACGCGTGTCTTCCAAGATGGTGGGTTCCACAGGTTTATTCGCCAAggtacaaaataaaaagtaaacattttccacGTGCACTGTAACTCTCACACAACACGGTCAGGCTCTTCCGCCATCCtcacttcctcacttcctcaacACCGTGCAGCTACAGCTACTCTCTTAAAGACACAGGCACCCATTTTTATCTGTCTCACCAAAATTATTAACAACATCAAAAATGAGAGTTTGTGCAAATAATAACTACTATGAAAATACAAAGTATATAATCTATAATGAACTGAAATGACTATGAACTGTTTTATCAGTCACACGGTCTTTTACAAAGAGAAAACAGGTGGTCACAGATGACGtcacaacatttattaatattttagtttcacattttattattgaatACAGTTGTTGTTATGACTCTCATCACCAGAAGTCACCACAGCCTGAGCCATGGTGTCATTCACTCtgtcaccagcaggtggcagccaAACGTCATGCCATCACTTTGAGTTTTTTCCACGGTTCACCTTCGAGTAAACGACGTCCTCTGCGACCAGGTGAGTCTGCCCTCGGACCATGGGGCGGGGCTGGTGCAGGTGTCTCAGACTGGAGTAATGTAGGGACGCGTCCTGTGAGGACGGAGACGGACAAAAGACACGTTCACTTCAAAAAAATAGctgacagtttaaaaacagatgCAATTACATGTcagtgctgccccctgcaggtgtaATTAGGCACAAGGTCAAGGGTTAAAGGAGGAAGAGAACTGACCTCTGTGACCCTCGCTGAACCACACCTGCACATCCCTGATTTACCTGGGGGACAGAAGATGAGGGCGGAGTCAGAACAGACGTCACAactttaactgaaacacaaaaacaacgaCTAACGATCATGTGGTCAGTGTGGGCGGAGAGTATTCTTGACacagagataaataataataatcttcttGCTGACGATTTAGGTGAAAGCAACCTTTaaaagcccctccccctccctgatgcccctcctccttccaaacacctgtttctaactgtccaaaactggtgaaaaacagagaaatcagtgtgttttaaagtcGTCATATTGATgacagagagtaaatgtttggtgtgtgagcgtcaggaggctttaagccactcccacatttacatctgTGACAAACGGCTGAGAACTGACAGAGAAACGAcacttttaaaatcaccctcgtcttcatCATTAAAcgttttaacatgggagtgaatgagaGGTTTGAGCAGAACTCTCTgtgcttttaggtgattttaagaaaaactacaagtcatatgaaagtGAGACAGCATATGAAAGTGAGACAGCaacgtgtctgtgtgggttagaaactgtgggcaggagaagagtttgtttagaggtttttgtcattttcatgtgCCACTCTAGCGacgcaatacacactcattataaaatctcaacacaaagtacaaaagttaaactgcgattgtttaaaaaaccTAATGTTTATCAAAACTTTGATTTAGGTGAAAAAGTCTCAAGTCACAACACCAagtcacactgtgacacagtggGCTGTGTTCTTCCACTCTTtcacattcatgtgtatgtggaacttttttgcagttttttttgcaatttttgtcgccatggtgactcgaaacgcttagaaaagtcTTAGCACACCATTCCTGATCAAACCGCacgaggaagagaaggaagaagaggaagtctGTTGTCACTGGGTAAATGTGTTACTGTCTCTTTAAATGAGCCTCAGTCAAAGTGAAAGTACACAGTTATTTGTGTTACTGCACTTtcctgacacacattttgtctgTCCTGTCCTCGTCTCGTCCTCGGCATGTCTCACTCTGATCTGTGTCTGGAGGCTCTGTCCGCGCTGTCCTCGTGTCACGTGGTGTCCACCTCTGGACCGTCACTCTTCACTCCACAGGACTTTGTCAACGTCGTGGCCCTGAAGGAGTTTTACAAGCAGGAGGGTTTTAAAGAGCTGGAGTATCCGGGCCTGGGCACCATGAGCCTGGACCAGGACCTGGACCAGGACCTGGACCTGTACAGCCCCCCACCAGCACTGTGTGAAAGTCCTGGACCACAAGAGAGTCTCCACAAAACTGTCAAGATCAACTTTAAAGAATTCTTTCACCCAAACTACGACTATGACTTCACCAACAtcagggtgagtgagtgagtgagtgagtgagggaatgagtgagtgagtgagggaatgaatgagtgagtgagtgagtgagtgagtgagagagtgagtgagtgagtgagtgagtgagtgagtgagtgagtgagagagagagtgagtgagtgagtaggtgagagagtgagtgagtgagtgagtgagtgagagagtgagtgagtgagtgggtgagagagtgagtgagtgagtgagtgagagagagagtgagtgagtgagtgagtgagtgagtaggtgagagagtgagtgagtgagtgagtgagtgagtgagagagtgagtgagtgagtaggtgagagagtgagtgagtgagtgagtgagtgagagagtgagtgagtgagtgagtgagggaatgagtgagtgagtgagggaatgaatgagtgagtgagtgagtgagtgagtgagagagtgagtgagtgagtgagtgagtgagtgagtgagtgagtgagagagagagtgagtgagtgagtaggtgagagagtgagtgagtgagtgagtgagtgagagagtgagtgagtgagtgggtgagagagtgagtgagtgagtgagtgagagagagagtgagtgagtgagtgagtgagtgagtaggtgagagagtgagtgagtgagtgagtgagtgagtgagagagtgagtgagtgagtaggtgagagagtgagtgagtgagtgagtgagtgagagagtgagtgagtgagtgggtgagagagtgagtgagtgagtgagagagtgagtgagtgagtgagtgagagagagagtgagtgagtgagtgagtaggtgagagagtgagtgagtgagtgagagagtgagtgagtgagtgggtgagagagtgagtgagtgagtgagtgagtgagtgagtgagtgagtgagtgagagagagtgagtgagtgagtgagtgagtgagtgagtgagtgagtgagcgagcgagtgagtgagtgggtgagagagtgagtgagtgagtgagtgagccaCAGATAAACCATGATGCAGGGAAGAAAATTGCTGAGTCACAGTTTCTTgtgcgccctctggtggtgagtgAAGAGGCTCCTCAGGAGAAAAGTGATTAGCATGTAGCTTGGTAGCATCCGTGTCTGATCTTTGACCCCTGCGCTGACTTCCAGGACGGAGACAGAGAGTTCCTGCGTGGCAACGAGCGCTACGTCCGTCCCTGCGGGTGGAGACGCGTCGCCCTGCGAGTGGTGCAGATGTACGACAACGACAGCTGGCTGGGGATGGGTAAAGAGGCGTGGCCCGTGTCTTACCACGCCCACAACATGGACGGGTCCCTCGGCGTCATCCTGACCCACGGTGGGAATCCTGACCACCAGCCGGAGTTCCTGGAATTGGCGGCAGCTGCGCTTCAGCAAGGCGGGAACACGCAGGGCAGAGGCGTGTACTCCACGCCCGACATCAAGATGGCCGACAAATACTGCAAGACATTCAAGTCTAAAGTGGACGGGAACACGTACAAGGTGGTCCTTCAGAACCGCATCAACCCGGAGAAGAGGATCTGCTGTCAGAGAGACGACGTGTGGTTGGTCTACGTCCCTGAAGGTTCTAACTCCGTCCAGACCAGGGTCCTTGTCCAGGACTCACTGAGACCGTACGGCCTGCTCCTGAAACAGCTGTAGAGACAGGACACGCCCACTCATcaaacaacttcctgtttgttttctgatgaATGAGGAACTTCCTGTGATGAATGCAAGTAGgtttaataaaaacaggaaataactCAGCTcatgctgccctctagtggttcTTACTGATAATTACTGTTGTTTGTGAAGTCGTTTGATCGtcattgacagacagacagacagacagacagacacagacacacagacacagacacacagacatacagacagacacagacatacagacagacacagacagactcagacagatagacacagacagacagacacagacagatagacagacagacacagacagacacagacacacagacatacagacagacacagacatacagacacagacagatagacagacagacacagacagacacagacacagacacagacagatagacacagacagacagacagacacagacagatagacacagacagacacaggcacaggcacaggcacagacagacagacagacagacagacagacagactgacacagacagacagacagacagacacacagacacagacacagacagacacagacacagacacagacacacacagacagacagacagacagacacagacagacagacagacagacacacagacacagacagacacagacacagacacagacacacacagacagacagactgacctGTCCACAGGTAAAGgccaaagaagacaaagaaaacgaGGACAAGTGAAGCAGGAAGAACGCAGATTCCCGCGCTCCAACATGGCCGACTCATTTCACCTGTGCGTGACGTCACATCAGaccctgagaacacacacacacacacacacacacacacacacacaaataaaatataatatacacacaaCTACTCTACAGTGCTGTCATTTCCACATGGTTCtgtatatttgaataaaaataaagttaatcGATCACCTGTGACCGTCAGCAAGAGTGAGTGGAAACACATGGACCCTCCACAGCGACCGGTGCAGAAATACACACCCGCGTCCTCGTCACGCACCCCCCACACCTGCAGCTGCACAGACTCCGCCTCCACGCTGGCGTTCACGCGATTGTCGTTGGTGTGAAACTGGACCACAGTCCCGCCCACTTTGCTCTCCACCAGTGTGAGCAGCGGCTGCAGCAGCTGGGAGCCTGAAGGCACCGCCCACCAGGTGACGTCAACGGCCGAGCTCAGGTTACAGGTGAGCGTGACTTTGTGACCCGCACACACCTCCACACCTGAGCGAGGGTCAGGTGACGCTGTGGCCTGGTGACTTCCTGCCGCATCTGAGCAAGTTTTACACACAAGGTTAAAGGAACTGGGTTTTCATCTGCTGTCACACAACTGGACTTTAGAtctaaagtcagtcagtcatcatctaccgctttatcctccaccagagggtcgcggggggtgctgtgccaatctcagctacatggggcgataggcggggtacaccctggacagttcaccagtccatcgcagggccacacacagatagagacaaacaaccattcactctcacactcactcctatggtcaatttagagtgtccaatttacctaaaccccacattgcatgtttttggactgtgggaggaagccggagaacccggagagaacccacgcacacacggggagaacatgcaaactccatgcagaaaggcccttgttccaaccagggctcgaaaggcgagagtgctaaccactacaccaccgtgtagCCCAAGATCTAAAgtacttaaatataaatataaagtactttatattttacattacattacatgtcacttttatccaaagcgactcacaagggaattgagttacaactagagttgttccgattccgataccagtatcggaaatgcctccgatactgcccaaaaatgtgggcatcggtatcggcgagtactggagtccatgcaccgatccgataccacgcactttattagagctccgttagctctgacgcggttcttcttcgccgctcttgaaacagttgcgctgttttagaggcgtgaagaagaactgataacctgacacctgtagacaaggagctaacgttagctcatcatgtcggcggtttggcagtatttaccagttagctccgttagcgttgtaagctgcgctagctccgttagcgcgcctacagtcaaactggagcggccgtTTATTAAACgtaaagagcagcgctacagctaactagcgtacctgtgtcctgcgtatgtatgcctctgtttttaaagtttaacgtaacttcagagactcattttaacaatctggagtcgagtaaaaatgatgtcacgcgcgtcctttcccggtcagtcgtcatggaaacatgaagctctgccagtgccgcggtgtttggaccagagtcaaaacaaactaaataacatatcactggtaaaaataaatggtgtccatttgctgtatttgttcatgttttacagagggtttaacctgagccaatgacaatcatatcacagtcatgcaggcgtagtaacacactggtatcggtattctgtatcggccgatacccacagcacaagtatcggaaaggaatggaatggaaatggtatcggaacatctctaattACAACCTGCCAGGAGTGGAGTTGAACCAGTGACCATGAGGACTCTGCACACAGGGGGTACCGGTctaaaccactgagccactccaccccatatAAAGTAAAGTACTTTATATATAAAGTACATTTACTTTATATATAAAGTACTTTATCATATGGAATGCATAAATCAATATAAAATCATGTAAATCATATAACTTACAGAGGAGAGCGAGGATCCATGAGAGAGCGACCAtgactgaacacacactgaggggtgagaggtgggggggggggggctttatttaaacatcatcatcatcatcatcatcatcttcatcagcaGAGACCACCACTCTGCTTTCACTTCCGTctgtgactgaaaacatttagGTTTCATTTCTGCAAAAGTCAATCAATCACCTgtggcttcaaaataaaagcatcaaaaCTTCCTTTTCACCAAAAAGACGAGAGCAAGTTTACAGG
This window harbors:
- the LOC131447633 gene encoding uncharacterized protein LOC131447633 is translated as MSHSDLCLEALSALSSCHVVSTSGPSLFTPQDFVNVVALKEFYKQEGFKELEYPGLGTMSLDQDLDQDLDLYSPPPALCESPGPQESLHKTVKINFKEFFHPNYDYDFTNIRDGDREFLRGNERYVRPCGWRRVALRVVQMYDNDSWLGMGKEAWPVSYHAHNMDGSLGVILTHGGNPDHQPEFLELAAAALQQGGNTQGRGVYSTPDIKMADKYCKTFKSKVDGNTYKVVLQNRINPEKRICCQRDDVWLVYVPEGSNSVQTRVLVQDSLRPYGLLLKQL